CCCTGGTGAGGCCGTTGAAGATCCTGACCACGCCGTCGTCATTGTCAGCGAGGTCGTGCTTGAGGATCTTCTTCCTTACCAGCAGGCGCACGTCGTCAGCAGAGTCGATGAGGTCCTTGACGAACAGCGCGTACGCCGTCACATGGTTCTCGGTGCCGGCGTGCATCGCCTCGAACACCATCATGTTGTGGAACCTGTAGGGGGCTTCATCGTCCAGCACCACCCTGGGCATCTCCAGCGTGCCATTGTGGAAATGGATGTCATCAAGGCATCTCGTCTTGCTGCGCACGAACCGGATGCCGGCTTCCGATAGCTTCCACGCGGAGCGGGGAACAGCGGTCCTCTTCTGGTGAGGTTTAATGAACAGGGACCTCAGATGGGCGCTCCGAGGACGGATTGTGTTTGTCTCTTCCTCCGCCATTGGGCTTCTCTCCGTGCGAGGAGCCGCAGCTACACACAAGCCTGAAGCAGCAACAAGAGGCATTTGCAAGAAAGCCTTGAGCCGGCTCTTTCTGTAGATGTCAAGCGGGTGGTATCCCAGGCTGCCGGTGAAGGGCGGGGCTTCTTTCCCCAACAGGAAGTCGAGCACCATGGAATTGATCGAAGTCGGCTCCTGCAAATGCTCATCCAAGGACGGTAGCAAAATATGTATGAGGTTAATTTAAATGTTTTGCTATTTCCAAGTTGATTGATAAATAGACACTCCtttaattcaaaacatttttaACAACTGTGTGTAGGGTCGATCGACTTGAAGTAAACTTAACATACCGGAGATGTAATGCCTTCCACGGCGACGATCTTCTGGATCAACCTTAGAGGCAGCTGGTTCTCGACCATGAGCATGTCGCGCTGGATGAATGCCTTGATGTGCTCGATGCCATGCCAGCTGAAGACGGGATCATCGTGCTCGTACTTCGCAAGAAGAGGAGAATTCTTTGAGGTGGCACTGGCCGCCCTCATCACCTCCCGCAGGAAGCAGCCGTCCGTGATCATCATCTTCAGGAACTTCCCCCTGTTGTTCTCGCCACACCACTCGCAGCCAAGGTCCATGTACGCGGTCTCCAGCTCCTCACCCAGCGACTCCACGGCCGCAAAAAGCGCGCCCAGCGTCTTTTCTACACGTGAAGGTGGCTATTGGGTCGGGTTTTGACGGGCGAACCATTATAATACTCATATCTATACCCATGACCGTACCATTACCTACCCACGACATTAcaatatgtatatatcataCCCATATCTGTACCCATCGTGTATGCATGTCCATCGTATTTAACCTAGTTGAAATATATAAGAACATAGTACATGCGAAAGAATATATAATACACACATATAGTTACGGCTTGACATACTGAAGTGGT
The Brachypodium distachyon strain Bd21 chromosome 2, Brachypodium_distachyon_v3.0, whole genome shotgun sequence genome window above contains:
- the LOC100843761 gene encoding UPF0481 protein At3g47200 — encoded protein: MWVVEMEKELSDAETLAKASKWAKHCIFLVPPRFKPMVNGRRESTLYKPQTVALGPFHHDDEDLKPMEEHKLRAVRYLLERAEKTLGALFAAVESLGEELETAYMDLGCEWCGENNRGKFLKMMITDGCFLREVMRAASATSKNSPLLAKYEHDDPVFSWHGIEHIKAFIQRDMLMVENQLPLRLIQKIVAVEGITSPEPTSINSMVLDFLLGKEAPPFTGSLGYHPLDIYRKSRLKAFLQMPLVAASGLCVAAAPRTERSPMAEEETNTIRPRSAHLRSLFIKPHQKRTAVPRSAWKLSEAGIRFVRSKTRCLDDIHFHNGTLEMPRVVLDDEAPYRFHNMMVFEAMHAGTENHVTAYALFVKDLIDSADDVRLLVRKKILKHDLADNDDGVVRIFNGLTRDVTKHGKSLLCGVRDDVETHYGSNRVRVFGYKSIAYFKKDYLRSPWTLLALITAVVLLVATIVQAVYAVLGYDPNKDKVKRQ